One window from the genome of Marinobacter sp. LV10R510-11A encodes:
- a CDS encoding NAD(P)H-dependent flavin oxidoreductase, with the protein MSLPAFRTDSLNLPLIAAPMFLISGPELALACCREGIVGSFPALNQRTSDEFEEWLIQMTEGLRKLKEENPEANIAPYAVNLIVHRSNPRWQADLELCVKHQVPIIITSLGAASQVVEAVHSYGGVVFHDVTNQKHARKAAEAGVDGIIAVAAGAGGHAGTTNPFVLVHEIREVFKGTILLAGGLSHGEDLLAAQAVGADLAYMGTRFINTTESRAEDAYRNMIIESVSGDIIHTPAVSGIPASFMRQSLEAAGFPMDKLNQAGEINYGEKLKPMDEEAKAWKTVWSAGQGVSQINDVVSVQALVSRLKQEYADARGRICG; encoded by the coding sequence ATGTCACTTCCCGCTTTTCGCACAGATTCCCTCAACTTACCCCTTATCGCAGCCCCCATGTTCCTGATATCCGGCCCCGAACTGGCGCTTGCGTGCTGCCGGGAAGGCATAGTTGGCAGCTTTCCCGCTCTCAACCAGCGCACGAGCGACGAGTTTGAAGAGTGGCTGATTCAGATGACTGAGGGTCTCAGGAAGCTGAAAGAAGAAAACCCCGAAGCCAACATCGCCCCCTACGCCGTCAACCTTATCGTACATCGCTCCAACCCGCGCTGGCAGGCTGATTTGGAGCTGTGCGTAAAACACCAAGTGCCCATCATCATCACATCACTGGGCGCTGCAAGCCAGGTGGTAGAGGCCGTTCACAGCTATGGCGGTGTAGTATTCCACGATGTAACCAACCAGAAGCACGCCCGTAAAGCAGCCGAGGCAGGCGTAGACGGCATTATCGCGGTTGCAGCCGGCGCCGGTGGCCATGCGGGCACCACCAATCCGTTTGTGCTGGTTCACGAAATTCGCGAAGTGTTTAAGGGCACTATTTTACTGGCAGGCGGGCTTTCCCACGGCGAAGATCTGCTTGCTGCGCAGGCAGTTGGCGCAGATTTGGCCTACATGGGCACACGCTTCATCAACACCACGGAATCCAGAGCGGAAGATGCCTACCGCAATATGATTATTGAGTCTGTATCCGGCGATATCATTCATACCCCGGCGGTTTCAGGCATACCTGCCAGCTTCATGCGGCAAAGCTTGGAGGCCGCAGGCTTCCCTATGGACAAATTAAACCAAGCCGGTGAGATCAATTACGGTGAAAAGCTCAAACCGATGGATGAAGAAGCCAAAGCTTGGAAAACGGTATGGTCAGCTGGCCAAGGTGTCAGCCAGATCAACGACGTAGTCAGTGTTCAGGCTCTGGTGTCGCGGCTCAAGCAGGAATATGCAGACGCACGGGGGCGTATCTGCGGTTAA
- a CDS encoding rhodanese-related sulfurtransferase has translation MSNNVVVCALYKFAVLNDYKTLRQPLLDTMLTNGVHGTLLLAREGINGTIAGSRSGIDAVQAWLANDERFKGIDYKESFVDSQPFKRTKVKLKKEIVTMGVDGIDPKRIVGTYVEPTEWNDLISDPDVLLVDTRNQYEVEIGTFTHAVNPATDTFREFPEYVKQNLDPAKHKKIAMFCTGGIRCEKSTAYLREQGFEEVYHLKGGILKYLEEVPEEQSLWKGECFVFDDRVTVNHRLERGGYDQCHACRRPITEVDKQHSGYQKGVSCHRCIASLSDEQKARFAEREHQMRLAEARGESHVGGEVARNIAERKARKKSERERHAEKSLKGERQNASTHSLP, from the coding sequence ATGAGCAACAACGTTGTTGTCTGTGCGCTTTATAAGTTCGCCGTTCTGAATGATTACAAAACCCTTCGTCAGCCACTGCTGGATACCATGCTGACCAACGGTGTGCATGGCACCCTGTTGCTGGCCCGTGAAGGCATTAACGGCACAATTGCCGGAAGCCGCAGCGGTATTGATGCGGTACAGGCCTGGCTGGCCAACGATGAGCGCTTTAAGGGTATTGATTACAAAGAATCCTTCGTAGATAGCCAGCCGTTCAAACGCACCAAGGTGAAGCTCAAGAAAGAGATCGTCACCATGGGCGTTGATGGCATAGATCCGAAGCGCATTGTGGGCACATACGTAGAGCCGACCGAGTGGAACGATTTGATTTCGGATCCGGACGTTCTACTTGTAGATACTCGCAATCAGTACGAAGTGGAAATTGGCACCTTCACGCACGCCGTTAATCCTGCCACGGATACGTTTCGAGAGTTTCCAGAGTATGTAAAGCAGAACCTTGACCCGGCAAAACATAAAAAAATTGCCATGTTCTGTACCGGTGGTATTCGGTGTGAAAAATCCACGGCGTACTTGAGAGAGCAGGGGTTTGAGGAGGTTTATCATCTTAAGGGCGGCATTCTGAAATACCTGGAGGAGGTGCCTGAAGAGCAAAGCCTCTGGAAAGGTGAATGTTTTGTATTTGACGACCGGGTTACCGTCAATCATCGTTTGGAGCGCGGCGGTTATGACCAGTGCCATGCTTGCCGTCGTCCGATTACGGAGGTTGATAAGCAACACTCTGGCTATCAAAAGGGGGTCAGCTGCCACCGGTGCATTGCCTCTCTGAGCGATGAGCAGAAGGCGCGTTTTGCCGAGCGGGAGCATCAGATGCGCCTGGCAGAGGCCCGTGGAGAGTCCCATGTGGGCGGTGAGGTTGCGCGTAACATTGCTGAGCGCAAAGCGCGCAAGAAGTCAGAACGTGAGCGCCATGCCGAAAAAAGCCTGAAAGGCGAGCGTCAGAACGCGAGCACTCATTCCTTGCCTTGA
- a CDS encoding lysylphosphatidylglycerol synthase transmembrane domain-containing protein, with product MTDISDTSYQQRTSARRLILFSLLFIVLTAAGLYTVYDQFAGHNISFDTQLIAPQALAAVAALLLVYFISDGLRLHFTLRALGHRLSFLVIFRLVFINLFFSNVTPMATGGGFAQIWYLHRHGIPVGRATAATTIRTVLAVLFIFSLTPVFLLTLDAFDGQAITGDLGFALAIFILLYLGFFIVLLFRTRWLIGPLSSLLRLLNRWHLISDTRHKHWQFKARREMLRFSHSFSDYLRGRPLFVALSVLFTAVFLLSLFSFPALLIYSLGYDVNYVISLGLLVVTTFIMYFSPTPGASGISESVFGSFFNDILSGNHLILVIVSWRLVTIYLGMIVGLIVLQRELIRNRRTSG from the coding sequence ATGACTGACATCAGCGACACCAGCTACCAGCAACGAACCTCTGCACGACGCCTTATACTGTTTAGCCTGCTCTTTATTGTGCTAACGGCTGCAGGCTTGTACACCGTATATGATCAATTCGCAGGGCATAACATCAGCTTTGATACCCAGCTGATTGCACCACAAGCCCTTGCTGCAGTTGCCGCTCTGTTGCTGGTGTATTTCATTTCCGACGGTTTGCGCTTGCACTTCACGCTGCGAGCACTTGGGCACCGTTTGTCCTTTCTCGTTATATTTCGCTTGGTTTTTATCAACCTGTTCTTCTCCAACGTTACGCCTATGGCCACCGGCGGCGGCTTCGCGCAGATCTGGTATCTGCATCGCCATGGGATCCCAGTGGGCAGAGCCACCGCCGCTACTACCATCCGAACAGTGCTGGCCGTGCTTTTCATCTTCTCCCTCACGCCGGTGTTTCTGCTGACACTGGATGCGTTTGACGGCCAAGCGATCACCGGCGATCTAGGCTTCGCACTGGCCATCTTCATCCTGTTGTATCTTGGCTTTTTCATTGTTCTGCTATTTCGTACTCGCTGGCTCATCGGGCCGCTCAGCAGCCTACTGAGGCTTCTTAACCGCTGGCATCTGATCAGCGATACCCGCCATAAGCACTGGCAGTTCAAGGCGCGACGAGAGATGCTACGCTTTTCCCATAGCTTCAGTGACTACCTGCGGGGCCGGCCGCTGTTTGTGGCGCTGTCAGTTCTTTTCACGGCTGTGTTTCTTCTTAGCCTGTTTAGCTTTCCCGCCCTGCTGATTTATAGCCTGGGTTACGACGTTAATTACGTGATATCACTGGGGCTGCTGGTTGTGACGACGTTTATTATGTATTTCTCACCCACACCCGGTGCTTCTGGTATTTCCGAAAGTGTTTTCGGCAGCTTCTTTAACGATATCCTTTCAGGCAACCATCTGATTCTGGTTATTGTGAGCTGGCGCTTGGTCACCATTTATCTGGGCATGATCGTTGGCTTGATTGTGTTGCAAAGAGAACTGATTAGAAATCGCAGGACTTCCGGATGA
- a CDS encoding chaperone modulator CbpM, producing MSEKDSILTVEVMDSDGSTFTLHEVCLRGECHAEFVIKLVSYGIIAPVEPATEVRQWMFDVAALARLNKALRLQRDLKMNLPGLAMSLELLDEVQDMRKEMERVKRQLRQLTGEW from the coding sequence ATGAGTGAGAAAGACAGTATTCTGACCGTTGAGGTGATGGACTCCGATGGCAGTACCTTCACCCTTCACGAGGTGTGTCTGCGCGGTGAGTGCCATGCAGAATTTGTAATCAAACTGGTGAGTTACGGTATTATTGCGCCTGTGGAGCCGGCAACCGAGGTTCGGCAGTGGATGTTCGATGTGGCCGCCCTTGCTCGGCTGAACAAGGCCTTGCGTTTGCAGCGAGACTTAAAGATGAACCTACCGGGGCTGGCCATGTCTTTGGAACTTCTGGACGAAGTGCAGGATATGCGAAAGGAAATGGAGCGAGTTAAACGCCAGTTACGGCAACTGACGGGGGAGTGGTAA
- a CDS encoding methyl-accepting chemotaxis protein produces the protein MASRFLKSLISSRLFRPVFLVLIVAGLAQVVFSQWLISEQVDRLVNTAGSALEASSAKLSDSFETTRDDVRLRLEAMREESTGELANELTRQQTDQQERIAENVRSAVMAETQGLAEVLAAVAAPLIWDRDIPRLTGLVELADARDSVLFAVYFDQYGERMTRYVDRTDERVVKLMEQGEGRGAANRVLDAASRDPNIVIITADIKPKGSAIGQLKLGLSLEGINRDLVQLKEEFSATLAGTIDASGQRLETETDQVNQRLQQQLSAMGADTQSSISDTVDALRQEASGLSSSLTVVAVSSMVILLILMAAVLGGGVLPRILRLNSAIRGIADGEADLTRRVNLKGNDELTEMARGVNQFIARIQGLVSDVKSSAESAVGQAQAQGEVSTLNTQSTEITSVLSVIGAIAQQTNLLALNAAIEAARAGESGRGFAVVADEVRTLASRTQQSTTEIEAIIAKLQQGSKQAVSVIAEVSEQVTESSAEFRRADEHFDQINQLLNSLQEQALSISSVAEREGQQAGKLSVSIEHIARSSSTTVEAIQRSDYASSKISELLAALQAKASQFRV, from the coding sequence ATGGCCTCTCGTTTCCTAAAAAGTTTGATTTCCAGCAGGCTATTTCGACCTGTCTTTTTGGTTTTGATTGTCGCGGGGCTGGCACAGGTTGTGTTCAGCCAGTGGCTAATCTCCGAACAGGTTGATCGCTTGGTAAATACCGCCGGCTCAGCGCTTGAAGCGAGCAGTGCTAAGCTCAGCGACTCGTTTGAAACAACCCGGGACGATGTTCGTTTGCGGTTGGAAGCCATGCGGGAGGAAAGCACTGGCGAACTGGCTAATGAACTTACGCGCCAGCAAACCGATCAGCAGGAACGAATTGCAGAGAATGTGCGCAGCGCGGTTATGGCTGAAACACAGGGGTTGGCAGAGGTGCTGGCGGCGGTTGCGGCGCCGCTAATTTGGGACAGAGATATCCCGCGGTTGACCGGTTTGGTGGAGCTGGCAGACGCCAGAGATTCAGTGCTGTTTGCTGTGTATTTCGATCAGTATGGTGAGCGCATGACTCGGTACGTTGACCGCACTGATGAGCGCGTGGTCAAACTAATGGAGCAGGGTGAGGGCCGTGGTGCGGCCAACCGTGTGCTGGATGCGGCAAGCCGTGACCCGAATATTGTCATCATAACCGCAGACATAAAGCCAAAAGGCTCCGCTATCGGGCAGTTGAAACTTGGGTTGTCATTGGAAGGGATTAACCGCGATCTGGTTCAGTTGAAAGAAGAGTTCAGCGCGACTCTGGCGGGCACTATCGATGCGTCAGGGCAGAGGCTTGAAACTGAAACCGATCAAGTTAATCAGCGGCTTCAACAGCAGCTTTCGGCCATGGGGGCAGACACGCAATCGAGCATTAGCGACACGGTGGACGCCCTTCGGCAGGAGGCATCGGGCCTTTCGTCCAGCCTCACCGTGGTTGCTGTGAGTTCCATGGTTATTCTCTTAATTCTGATGGCTGCTGTGCTTGGGGGTGGGGTGTTGCCCCGTATTCTGCGCCTGAACTCGGCTATTCGTGGTATCGCGGATGGTGAGGCCGATCTAACCCGCCGCGTGAACCTGAAGGGCAACGACGAACTGACCGAAATGGCCCGAGGTGTTAACCAGTTTATCGCCCGCATTCAAGGGCTGGTATCTGATGTTAAAAGTTCTGCAGAATCTGCAGTCGGGCAGGCGCAGGCTCAGGGAGAGGTCAGCACGCTCAACACCCAAAGCACAGAGATTACATCCGTGCTGTCAGTGATTGGCGCCATTGCTCAGCAGACGAACCTTCTAGCCCTTAATGCGGCCATTGAGGCCGCGAGGGCGGGGGAGTCTGGTCGTGGCTTTGCGGTTGTTGCCGATGAGGTAAGAACCTTGGCGAGCCGAACCCAGCAATCCACCACAGAAATTGAAGCCATCATTGCGAAGTTGCAGCAGGGCAGCAAGCAGGCTGTATCGGTGATCGCTGAAGTGTCTGAGCAGGTTACGGAATCGTCTGCGGAGTTCCGCCGGGCGGATGAGCATTTCGATCAGATCAATCAGTTGCTCAATAGTTTGCAGGAGCAAGCCCTGAGTATTTCGTCTGTTGCGGAGCGCGAAGGCCAGCAGGCAGGCAAACTCAGCGTCAGCATTGAGCATATTGCCCGCTCATCTTCGACCACTGTTGAAGCGATTCAGCGCTCTGACTATGCCAGCTCGAAAATCAGCGAGCTGCTTGCGGCACTTCAAGCCAAGGCATCCCAATTCCGCGTGTGA
- a CDS encoding DsbA family protein produces the protein MGEAKRRKQTGAPPPPPPKASSRKPLVIGVSVLVLAAIVLGVFFLTASPKPTSDALPVAAPNAEAFPAELDQYGVSVGAEDAPVVVREFADFQCPACGMFAEASKRLKQEYVEAGQVRFVYFDLPLRQHQNAFPAAQAARCAGDQGAYWKMHERLYDSQYEWSGSNDPIATFTRYGNDLGLEERRFRLCMTSELHREAVEESRRVAMRLQVTSTPTVLVDNIRLTRPGWGQLSALVKRELSSTNK, from the coding sequence ATGGGTGAAGCTAAACGTCGTAAGCAAACTGGCGCACCACCGCCGCCGCCTCCGAAGGCCAGCTCACGAAAGCCGTTGGTTATAGGCGTAAGCGTGCTGGTTTTGGCTGCCATTGTTCTGGGTGTCTTTTTCCTGACCGCATCGCCTAAGCCGACGTCGGATGCGTTACCGGTTGCTGCACCTAATGCGGAAGCCTTTCCAGCGGAGCTGGATCAGTATGGCGTTTCGGTGGGCGCTGAAGACGCGCCGGTTGTTGTGCGGGAGTTTGCGGATTTCCAGTGCCCGGCCTGCGGCATGTTCGCGGAGGCCAGCAAGCGCCTGAAACAGGAATATGTGGAGGCAGGGCAGGTTCGCTTTGTGTATTTTGACCTGCCATTGCGGCAGCACCAGAATGCCTTTCCGGCGGCCCAGGCTGCTCGCTGCGCTGGCGACCAAGGGGCTTACTGGAAAATGCACGAACGCCTCTACGATTCGCAGTATGAATGGAGTGGTTCGAACGACCCTATTGCCACCTTTACGCGTTATGGCAACGATTTAGGCTTGGAAGAGCGCCGCTTTCGCCTGTGTATGACAAGCGAGCTGCATCGGGAAGCCGTTGAAGAAAGCCGTCGTGTTGCCATGCGGTTGCAGGTGACCAGCACGCCAACGGTACTGGTGGATAACATTCGCCTTACTCGGCCGGGTTGGGGGCAGCTTTCAGCTCTTGTGAAGCGGGAGCTTTCTAGCACTAACAAATAA
- a CDS encoding YbgA family protein encodes MSGIPVGISTCLLGKEVRHDGGHKHSRYCTQVLSQHFDFRSICPELEAGLGVPRPAIHLREYPDGMRLLETKGSADHTDAMQAFTDRALPDLADLRGYILMAKSPSCGMERIKVHNPEGQVVRRDGQGMFAEALMRTYPLMPVEEEGRLNDDTLRENFIERVFAYDDWMQNVAGEHLCAKALIGFHTRHKFQLLAHSEKIYRQLGPMLSDLKSDALETIASRYIQAFMDAMTKKVSRGSHINVMQHLMGYLRDAMEGEDRKVLIEQIEAYGRGEVPLIVPMTLLRMAQRREPADYLRLQQYLSPYPDELGLRNKV; translated from the coding sequence ATGAGCGGCATTCCTGTGGGGATCAGCACGTGTCTGCTAGGCAAAGAAGTTCGCCATGATGGCGGCCACAAACACTCCCGTTACTGCACTCAGGTACTATCACAGCATTTTGATTTCCGCTCCATCTGTCCAGAGCTGGAAGCCGGTTTGGGTGTACCTCGCCCTGCCATTCATTTGCGCGAATACCCGGATGGCATGCGACTGCTAGAGACGAAGGGCTCAGCCGACCACACAGACGCCATGCAGGCATTCACAGATCGAGCTTTGCCCGATCTCGCCGATCTGCGCGGCTATATTCTGATGGCCAAATCCCCTAGCTGCGGCATGGAACGTATCAAAGTCCACAACCCCGAGGGGCAAGTAGTGCGGCGTGACGGACAGGGAATGTTTGCCGAGGCACTGATGCGCACTTACCCGCTTATGCCGGTTGAAGAAGAAGGTCGGCTAAACGATGACACGCTCAGGGAGAACTTCATCGAGCGGGTATTTGCCTATGACGACTGGATGCAGAACGTCGCCGGTGAGCACCTTTGTGCAAAGGCGCTGATCGGCTTTCACACTCGGCACAAGTTCCAATTGCTAGCGCACTCGGAGAAGATTTACCGGCAGCTTGGCCCCATGTTGAGCGACCTGAAATCAGACGCACTGGAAACCATCGCGAGCCGTTACATTCAGGCGTTTATGGATGCCATGACCAAGAAAGTAAGTCGCGGCTCACATATCAACGTGATGCAACACCTTATGGGGTATCTGCGGGATGCCATGGAAGGCGAGGATCGCAAGGTTTTGATTGAACAAATTGAAGCGTATGGCCGCGGCGAGGTGCCGCTCATTGTTCCCATGACGTTGCTGAGAATGGCACAGCGCAGGGAGCCAGCTGACTACCTGCGTCTGCAACAGTACCTGAGCCCCTATCCAGACGAGCTAGGGCTCAGGAACAAGGTTTAA
- a CDS encoding DnaJ C-terminal domain-containing protein translates to MDFKDYYAVLGVSETASPEEIKKSYRKLARKYHPDVSKEDNADEKFKDLGEAYEVLKDPEKRGEYDQLRKHGPESDGSFQPPPGWQSQSGFGGGGYTEADSRQFSDFFEQMFGGGRGAGHSAGGGFRQNVRRRGEDVHARLSLFLEEVFHGSDKQVSFTVHEADGQGRIVARLKTLKVKIPAGMREGQHLRLKGQGSPGMGGGESGDLLIEIELAPHPLFSVEGRDVVVTIPITPWEAALGATITVPTVGSKVNVKVPKGTSSGRKLRLKGKGLPGKHLGDQLVTLQIAVPEQHSEEAEKLYEQLAEAEKAFDPRSKLHL, encoded by the coding sequence ATGGACTTCAAAGATTATTACGCTGTACTCGGAGTGAGTGAAACTGCCTCTCCCGAGGAGATTAAAAAATCCTATAGGAAGCTGGCCCGAAAGTACCACCCGGATGTCAGTAAAGAGGATAACGCCGACGAGAAGTTCAAAGATCTTGGCGAGGCGTACGAGGTGCTGAAAGACCCGGAGAAGCGTGGCGAGTACGACCAACTGCGCAAACACGGCCCCGAGTCAGACGGCTCGTTCCAGCCGCCTCCCGGCTGGCAGAGCCAATCCGGGTTTGGTGGCGGCGGTTATACCGAGGCGGACTCCCGCCAATTCAGTGATTTTTTCGAACAAATGTTTGGCGGTGGTCGCGGCGCTGGTCATAGCGCCGGCGGTGGTTTTCGGCAGAATGTGCGCAGGCGTGGTGAAGATGTGCACGCCCGCTTGTCGCTGTTTTTGGAGGAAGTATTCCACGGCTCTGACAAGCAGGTTTCCTTTACCGTACATGAGGCAGACGGGCAGGGCCGCATCGTTGCACGCCTGAAAACTCTGAAAGTTAAAATCCCCGCAGGTATGCGCGAAGGGCAGCATCTGCGCCTGAAAGGCCAAGGGTCGCCTGGTATGGGTGGTGGTGAGTCGGGGGATTTGTTGATTGAAATTGAGCTGGCACCTCACCCGTTGTTCAGTGTTGAAGGCCGGGATGTTGTCGTTACTATTCCAATAACGCCTTGGGAGGCCGCATTGGGTGCGACTATCACTGTGCCCACAGTGGGCTCAAAGGTGAATGTGAAAGTGCCCAAGGGAACCTCTTCGGGCCGCAAGCTGCGTCTCAAGGGCAAAGGCTTGCCGGGCAAGCACCTGGGTGATCAGTTGGTTACCCTGCAAATAGCGGTGCCGGAGCAGCATTCCGAAGAGGCAGAAAAACTCTACGAACAGCTCGCCGAAGCCGAGAAAGCGTTCGATCCACGCAGCAAACTCCATCTGTGA
- a CDS encoding glycosyltransferase, which translates to MIFRNPLKLLFYLCLLIVILLVGYKAYLNFFMKDFAGMHTEQVEQIHRDISATEPFSFAVVGNINNSVGIFEERIIPELNASGMDFLVSAGNAVSGGGEDKYRALYGSLGHLHIPYLLTFGAHEYEDFGSFRFYDHFGPHFYSIQAGSSRLIFLDSTGKTPWKWQMRWLDDLLSQDTSNARILFIGHPPLKPKEDALFDQPGDYLAPSEFRSALLDTVKKHNIDLIFSANLSLYSEKQLGNTLFITTGGAGGLVMNDDTSFYHFVRVDISPEGGVSHTLQKLEVGQHPVLKRLESLWFFVYSLFYTGYVNFLLIVAIFAAITIKLYAIIFVGKNYYPDYDLDPTPWLEQPLRVAMFTNNYLPFIGGVPISIARLRRGLENLGDKLLVVAPRYKDQPEVEDHVLRVPSLLTMGEKREFRLANIFLGHIRKRVRAFHPDIIHLHHPIWLGSLGLFMARRLKVPAIYTYHTRLEHYAHFVPLPGLIFRNLISHALIKRFANKCDGVIVPTDSTEEYLKMIGVKTPTFVQPTGIEYTRFQAVTDEEISELRKRLKLNDEKIFISVSRLSNEKNIDFMIDAINALRQETSEPFHFLMIGDGHQKGRLQHKIQELGLESHITLVGAVPPEDISVWYRLGDAFVFASKSETQGMVILEAMAAGLPVVAVRSSGIDDVVRDGFNGFKTPERQDQWCAKVKRLLEDDELRNTLSKQALTFAKDFSVEQFAKDVRQIYATTLAHCYKNRYKNLDKKLKALREA; encoded by the coding sequence ATGATCTTCCGAAACCCCTTAAAGCTGCTGTTCTATCTTTGCCTGCTAATCGTAATACTGCTGGTGGGTTACAAAGCCTACCTGAACTTTTTCATGAAAGACTTTGCGGGCATGCATACCGAGCAGGTAGAGCAGATTCATCGCGACATATCTGCCACCGAACCATTCAGTTTCGCAGTGGTTGGCAACATCAACAATTCCGTCGGTATTTTCGAAGAGCGCATTATTCCGGAGCTCAATGCTTCGGGAATGGACTTTCTCGTATCCGCCGGCAATGCCGTTAGCGGCGGTGGTGAGGACAAATACCGTGCCCTTTATGGAAGCCTCGGCCACCTCCACATTCCGTACCTGCTCACGTTTGGCGCCCACGAATATGAGGACTTCGGCAGCTTCCGTTTTTATGACCACTTCGGGCCCCACTTCTATAGCATTCAGGCCGGCAGCAGCCGGCTGATTTTTCTGGATAGCACCGGAAAAACCCCCTGGAAGTGGCAGATGCGTTGGCTGGATGACCTGCTGAGCCAGGACACCTCGAACGCCAGAATCCTATTTATCGGGCACCCGCCGCTCAAACCCAAGGAAGACGCACTCTTCGACCAGCCTGGCGATTATCTGGCACCCTCCGAATTCCGAAGTGCACTGCTTGATACTGTAAAGAAACACAACATTGATCTAATTTTCTCTGCCAACCTTTCGCTGTACTCCGAGAAGCAGCTGGGCAACACGCTTTTCATCACCACCGGCGGCGCAGGTGGGCTGGTAATGAACGATGACACCAGTTTCTACCATTTTGTGCGCGTAGACATAAGCCCAGAAGGCGGAGTAAGCCACACACTACAAAAACTTGAAGTCGGTCAGCACCCGGTGTTGAAGCGCCTCGAAAGCCTATGGTTCTTTGTCTATTCGCTCTTTTATACCGGCTACGTCAATTTCCTTCTGATCGTGGCCATCTTTGCAGCCATCACCATCAAACTTTACGCCATTATTTTTGTCGGCAAGAACTACTACCCGGACTACGATTTAGACCCCACGCCCTGGCTAGAGCAGCCGTTAAGAGTGGCCATGTTCACCAACAACTACCTGCCGTTTATTGGCGGTGTGCCCATCTCCATTGCCAGGCTGAGGCGAGGCCTTGAAAACCTTGGCGACAAACTGCTGGTTGTGGCACCGCGATATAAAGACCAGCCGGAGGTTGAAGATCACGTGCTCCGGGTTCCTTCCCTTCTTACTATGGGCGAGAAGCGCGAGTTCCGGCTAGCTAACATCTTTCTTGGCCACATCCGCAAACGAGTTCGGGCCTTTCATCCCGATATCATCCACCTACACCACCCAATCTGGCTCGGCTCGCTCGGCCTATTCATGGCACGCCGGCTCAAAGTGCCTGCCATCTACACTTACCACACCAGGTTAGAGCACTACGCCCATTTTGTGCCGCTGCCAGGGCTGATCTTCCGCAACCTCATTTCACACGCGCTGATCAAACGCTTCGCCAATAAATGCGATGGCGTTATCGTGCCCACCGACTCAACCGAGGAATACCTTAAGATGATCGGTGTGAAAACACCCACGTTCGTTCAGCCCACAGGAATTGAATACACACGTTTTCAGGCAGTAACGGATGAAGAGATTTCAGAGCTTCGCAAGAGACTGAAACTGAACGACGAAAAGATTTTCATTAGCGTATCTCGGCTGTCGAACGAGAAAAACATCGACTTCATGATCGATGCAATCAATGCGCTGCGGCAGGAAACGAGTGAGCCCTTTCATTTTCTGATGATCGGTGACGGCCACCAGAAAGGCCGTCTTCAACACAAAATCCAGGAGCTTGGCCTGGAATCCCATATCACGCTTGTGGGTGCGGTACCGCCTGAGGACATCTCCGTTTGGTATCGTTTGGGCGACGCCTTTGTGTTCGCCTCCAAATCTGAAACCCAGGGCATGGTCATTCTGGAAGCGATGGCCGCGGGCCTGCCCGTGGTCGCCGTGCGCTCCAGCGGTATCGACGACGTTGTCCGCGACGGGTTCAACGGCTTTAAAACGCCAGAAAGGCAGGATCAGTGGTGCGCAAAGGTAAAGCGATTGCTGGAGGATGACGAACTGCGAAACACGCTTTCCAAACAGGCTCTCACGTTTGCCAAAGACTTTTCGGTGGAGCAGTTTGCCAAGGACGTTCGCCAGATCTACGCTACTACTCTGGCGCACTGTTATAAGAATCGTTACAAAAATCTAGATAAAAAGTTAAAAGCACTGAGAGAAGCATGA
- a CDS encoding DUF6435 family protein, with product MLGFLKGNPRKKLQKAYEAKLEKALHAQRNGDLRSHGTLMEEAEKIYVEIRALDENQ from the coding sequence ATGTTGGGATTTCTGAAGGGTAATCCGAGAAAAAAGCTGCAGAAAGCGTACGAAGCCAAACTGGAAAAAGCGCTGCATGCGCAGCGCAATGGGGATTTAAGGAGCCACGGAACCCTAATGGAAGAGGCGGAAAAGATTTACGTCGAGATCAGGGCACTCGACGAAAATCAGTAA